In one Chitinophaga sancti genomic region, the following are encoded:
- a CDS encoding DUF4271 domain-containing protein codes for MAAQDSAAVHHTTPVATESHVRKDTGTVQPVKKKVSVVKKDSLAPKVATTPAVSKAPAPATVTPATTAPVMNNPATAIAPPAAPATLAATGTDSLHTDSIPQVQTVPLHQETAYEKYLKTLTASNIYLKKDKPHRLDLNPVRAYRDLDWLVYVMGGVVLLLGIIRLSYLKYFTDLFRAFMNPTLSQRQLKDQLSQSPFPNFLLNAFFVISLAMYLYLLMYRQNYISVNNAWMVIPALIILVALVYSVKYVALRFCGWLFGSAELADAYIFILYLINKVLGILLVPFLVILAFCTPELARAFLYISVFFIIILVAYRYIRSYSVVKQYLSFSRLHFFLYLCAFEVAPVLIITKVLLVWLTGGH; via the coding sequence ATGGCTGCACAAGATAGTGCAGCGGTGCATCATACGACCCCTGTGGCGACAGAGAGCCATGTCCGTAAGGATACAGGAACTGTGCAGCCGGTGAAAAAGAAGGTATCGGTGGTGAAGAAAGATAGTTTAGCACCTAAAGTAGCCACTACTCCTGCTGTAAGTAAAGCGCCTGCACCTGCGACTGTAACTCCGGCTACGACAGCACCTGTAATGAATAACCCGGCTACAGCGATAGCTCCGCCAGCAGCGCCTGCTACGCTTGCGGCAACTGGTACTGACAGCTTGCATACTGATAGTATTCCGCAGGTACAGACCGTACCTTTGCATCAGGAAACGGCTTATGAGAAGTATTTAAAGACATTGACCGCCAGCAATATATATTTGAAAAAGGATAAGCCACACAGACTGGACCTCAACCCTGTCCGGGCCTACAGAGATCTTGACTGGCTGGTGTATGTAATGGGTGGTGTGGTGCTATTACTGGGTATTATCCGCCTGAGTTATCTAAAGTATTTCACGGACCTGTTCAGGGCTTTTATGAACCCAACCCTGAGCCAGCGCCAGTTGAAGGATCAATTGTCACAGAGCCCTTTCCCCAACTTCCTGCTGAATGCATTCTTTGTGATTAGTCTGGCGATGTATCTGTACTTGCTGATGTATCGTCAAAACTATATATCTGTCAACAATGCCTGGATGGTGATCCCTGCATTGATCATTTTGGTGGCATTGGTATATAGTGTAAAATATGTGGCATTAAGGTTTTGCGGCTGGTTATTCGGTAGTGCGGAGCTGGCAGATGCATATATTTTTATTTTGTATCTGATCAATAAAGTGTTGGGGATTCTGCTTGTGCCATTCCTCGTTATTCTGGCCTTTTGCACGCCTGAACTGGCAAGAGCCTTCCTTTACATTTCGGTTTTTTTCATCATAATACTGGTCGCATACAGGTATATCAGGTCTTATTCGGTGGTAAAGCAATACTTATCTTTCAGCAGATTACATTTTTTTCTTTACCTTTGCGCATTCGAAGTAGCACCGGTACTAATAATTACAAAGGTGCTGCTGGTCTGGTTAACTGGCGGTCATTGA
- a CDS encoding helix-turn-helix domain-containing protein has product MKRRQFEPLELDEMNTDVYHLPVHSHTYYEMIYVYKGSGIHQHNNNRIPYEAGDLFLISPEDEHYFEIGERSRFIFIKFTDSYFSGRSYLSLSASPEKIMRLTLLKEMKMVMDDAGKLVLRNTIDNLLLYWKKEKDLSNSALMYFQVLSVFGLIREAMVRMNVRIDQGQPDKEEMISYIHQHIYDPSLIKIRHIAGHFNISPNYFSAYFRRNFDVSYRDYVNDYRIKLIENRIASGTVTMKQIADEFGFTDASHLSHYFKQRKGIQPGSYRKDAAHL; this is encoded by the coding sequence ATGAAGCGGAGACAGTTTGAGCCACTGGAATTAGACGAAATGAACACAGATGTCTATCATTTGCCAGTGCATAGTCATACTTACTACGAGATGATCTATGTATACAAGGGCAGTGGTATTCATCAGCATAACAATAACAGAATTCCATATGAAGCGGGAGACCTGTTTTTGATCTCCCCTGAGGATGAGCATTATTTTGAAATTGGAGAGCGGAGCCGGTTTATCTTCATCAAGTTTACTGACAGTTATTTTAGTGGAAGGAGTTACTTGTCTTTATCAGCTTCTCCGGAAAAGATTATGCGGCTGACGCTGTTGAAAGAGATGAAGATGGTAATGGACGATGCGGGAAAGCTGGTGTTGCGGAATACGATTGATAACCTGTTGCTCTATTGGAAAAAGGAGAAGGATCTGTCGAACTCGGCCCTGATGTACTTCCAGGTATTATCGGTATTCGGGTTGATCCGGGAGGCGATGGTTCGCATGAATGTAAGAATTGACCAGGGTCAACCCGACAAGGAAGAAATGATCTCATATATTCACCAGCATATTTACGACCCTTCATTGATAAAGATCCGGCATATAGCGGGTCATTTCAATATCAGCCCAAATTACTTCAGTGCATATTTCAGGAGGAATTTTGATGTTAGCTACCGGGATTATGTGAACGATTACCGGATTAAGCTGATAGAAAACCGGATAGCTTCGGGTACAGTAACAATGAAACAAATCGCCGATGAGTTCGGATTTACAGATGCCAGCCATTTATCACATTATTTCAAACAGCGCAAAGGAATACAGCCCGGATCATACAGAAAAGATGCAGCGCATCTATAG
- a CDS encoding uroporphyrinogen-III synthase encodes MIKGGPKKDLQAKQIQSILISQPKPETEKSPYFELAKKFNVKLDFYPFIRVEGLSAKDFRKQKIDIQLFTAVIFTSRNAVDHFFRICEEMKIKVSQDCKYFCITEAIALYLQKFILYRKRKVFYGADGSTKSLLEVMNKHRDNEKFLFPSSDSQRKDIEEWLKANKCEYATATLYKTVSNDVKEVVEGTNYDMIVFFSPYGVKSLFENVPKFEQNGTHIGAFGPTTSAAVEEAGLRLDVKAPAPQAPSMVAALEQYLASTNKK; translated from the coding sequence ATGATTAAAGGCGGGCCAAAAAAAGATTTGCAAGCGAAACAGATTCAGTCAATTCTAATTTCCCAACCTAAGCCTGAAACAGAAAAATCACCATACTTTGAACTAGCGAAAAAATTCAATGTAAAGTTGGATTTTTATCCGTTTATAAGGGTGGAGGGACTGTCCGCGAAAGATTTCAGGAAACAGAAAATTGACATACAGCTTTTTACTGCCGTGATATTTACGAGCCGTAATGCTGTAGACCATTTCTTCCGCATTTGCGAAGAAATGAAGATCAAAGTATCGCAGGATTGCAAGTATTTCTGCATTACAGAAGCAATTGCGTTGTATCTCCAAAAATTCATCCTTTACCGTAAGCGTAAAGTATTCTATGGAGCTGATGGTTCTACCAAAAGTTTGCTGGAAGTGATGAATAAACATCGCGACAACGAGAAATTCCTCTTTCCGAGTTCTGATAGCCAGCGGAAAGACATTGAGGAATGGCTTAAAGCCAACAAATGCGAATACGCAACAGCTACTCTTTACAAAACCGTTTCAAACGATGTAAAAGAGGTAGTTGAAGGTACAAATTATGATATGATTGTGTTCTTCAGCCCTTATGGTGTGAAGTCACTTTTTGAAAATGTACCCAAGTTTGAGCAGAATGGAACCCACATCGGGGCCTTTGGTCCTACAACCTCTGCCGCTGTAGAAGAGGCAGGTCTCAGGTTGGATGTAAAAGCACCTGCACCACAAGCGCCTTCTATGGTAGCTGCGCTGGAACAATACCTGGCTAGTACCAACAAGAAGTAA